A section of the Elizabethkingia anophelis R26 genome encodes:
- a CDS encoding sensor histidine kinase — protein MAKAEKWYKKRYFDEIIFFSAIFILTMLPDFIKPVSTMYLIKNLVFLALLYGQAILHRYFIFPFLMNRQYLRYFISGILFIVLGAGLLLAVDYYWVDPDYYRAEDVILFKDFLYNVVLCSISIAAFLSLFLIRNYSKELEKKNEAQLMLSEMNIKYLHAQLNPHFFFNMLNNLYGVSLAEPSRTPELILKLSDLMRYQLENANKEIVNLKEELSFIQNYIAMEKERVGKRCLIEYNFEDKKTEAINYQIAPLVLITLVENAFKHSLTTEREWFVKILVHLGNGVLSMSVHNSMPDQSLKMSSTGIGLLNIRKRLELLYSGHYMLDIIEEGEEYHTNLVLSLKHYNHE, from the coding sequence ATGGCTAAGGCAGAAAAATGGTATAAAAAGCGGTATTTTGACGAAATAATTTTCTTTAGCGCAATATTTATATTGACGATGCTTCCGGATTTTATCAAGCCCGTCTCTACAATGTATCTTATTAAGAATCTGGTTTTCCTTGCTCTGCTTTATGGTCAGGCTATCTTACATCGTTATTTTATCTTTCCTTTTCTAATGAACAGGCAGTACTTACGCTATTTCATTAGTGGTATATTGTTTATTGTTTTGGGAGCAGGATTATTATTAGCTGTTGATTATTACTGGGTAGATCCTGACTATTACAGAGCCGAAGATGTAATACTTTTTAAGGATTTTTTATATAATGTTGTCCTGTGTTCAATTAGTATAGCTGCATTCCTTTCCTTATTTCTGATACGTAATTATTCCAAAGAACTTGAAAAGAAAAATGAAGCTCAGCTAATGTTAAGTGAGATGAATATCAAATATCTTCATGCTCAGCTTAATCCGCATTTTTTCTTTAATATGCTCAATAATCTTTATGGTGTTAGCCTTGCGGAGCCATCCAGAACTCCGGAGCTTATCCTGAAGCTTTCTGATTTAATGCGCTATCAGCTGGAAAATGCCAATAAGGAGATTGTAAATCTAAAAGAAGAACTTTCTTTTATTCAAAATTATATTGCCATGGAAAAGGAGCGGGTAGGTAAACGCTGCCTGATAGAGTATAACTTTGAAGATAAAAAAACGGAAGCCATCAATTATCAGATTGCTCCTCTGGTGCTTATTACTTTGGTAGAAAATGCTTTTAAACATAGTCTGACTACCGAGCGGGAATGGTTTGTTAAAATATTGGTTCACCTTGGAAATGGAGTTCTTAGCATGAGTGTACATAATTCTATGCCGGATCAAAGCCTTAAAATGAGTTCTACAGGTATTGGTTTACTCAATATCCGAAAACGTTTAGAACTTCTTTATAGTGGACATTATATGCTTGATATTATAGAGGAAGGGGAAGAATATCATACTAATTTGGTTTTAAGTTTAAAGCATTACAATCATGAATAA